Part of the Paeniglutamicibacter sulfureus genome, CGTCAAGCCGATCCTTTCGGTGCGCGACGGGCAGATCGTCGCCCACGAAAAGGTGCGCACGCATTCGCGCACGCTGGCCCGACTGGTGGCCATTGCCCGCGACGAGGCGGCCGCCCGGGGGCCCGAAGCGCGCCTGGCGGTGCACTACTTCGGGAACCAGGACGCCGCCGAGGAGATCGTGCAGGAACTGGCCGGGGCCTCGCTGTTGGAAGTGCTGGCGGTCCCGGTCCCCGCAGTGCTTGGCGCCCACACCGGGGCCGGCGTGCTGGCCGTGGCGATTTCCGGAGGCATCGCACCCCCGGTGCCCGGACCTGTACGGCACGAACCCAAGACAAAAGCGGAACCGAAACCAAGGCCCGAACCAAAAGCGAAACCGGTGGCTAGGCCCCGCAACATTGAGCCGCGTCGGGAATCGCGCCGCCGCACAGCCTCGCCCTCGGCCCAGGGTACGCCCGTCACGCCAACCTCGGCGTCACCGGACGAGCCGGCCAATCCCGAGGCTTCCGGAACCCCTTAGCGCATTCCCCGCCTCAGACCTTTGGCTGTCGCGGGCCGTGGTTCTCCACAACCCGGCGGTTCCCGTCCCGCACGGCACCGGGGGTCGTGTGCACTGGAGGACATGGGCTCTCACGAGTGGGTGGATCATGCCGAACGGAGCAACCTGGCTCCGGTCCCGGGCCGCCTGCGCGTGCTCATTGGCAGGTCCGCCGCGATTGTCCTGATCCTCGGAGCCCTGACCTGGATCTCGGTGTCGTTGCTGTTCAACCCGCCGCCGCGTGCTCCAAGCGGTGCCGAGTCCATCCCCTTGGAAGTGGCGGAGAGCGGCCACACGGATCCCGCGGCGGAGCCGGGTGCCCAAGATCCGCCACCGGAACCGGGGGAGACCCCGGAGACGGAGCAAAGACCTCCGAAACCGGGCACCACCGGCCCGCCGGGAAGCGGTGCGAGCGCCGTGGTCCACTTGGTTGGAGCCGTGAAGAAACCCGGGGTGTACTCCCTGCCGCTGGGATCCAGGGTGCTTGACGCGGTGGATCTGGCCGGCGGGCTGGCGAAGGATGCCGCTCCGGAGGCGATCAACTTGGCGGCACAGATCCGTGATGGCGAACAAATCCGCATCCCGCGCCGTGGCGAGACCGGGCAGGTTCCGGTGCCCGGGGTTCTGGATTCCGGCCGTTCGGAGGGTGCGGGTGGGCCAGGCGCGCCGCCGGGGAAAATCAATGTGAACACCGCGGAGCAGGCGCAATTGGAGGAGCTGCCGGGCATCGGTCCCTCGCTGGCGGGCAGGATCCTGGAATTCCGTCAGGCCAACGGGCCTTTCAAGAACCTCGGGGAACTTGATGCCGTCAGCGGCATTGGCCCGGCGCTGCTGGGC contains:
- a CDS encoding ComEA family DNA-binding protein, producing MGSHEWVDHAERSNLAPVPGRLRVLIGRSAAIVLILGALTWISVSLLFNPPPRAPSGAESIPLEVAESGHTDPAAEPGAQDPPPEPGETPETEQRPPKPGTTGPPGSGASAVVHLVGAVKKPGVYSLPLGSRVLDAVDLAGGLAKDAAPEAINLAAQIRDGEQIRIPRRGETGQVPVPGVLDSGRSEGAGGPGAPPGKINVNTAEQAQLEELPGIGPSLAGRILEFRQANGPFKNLGELDAVSGIGPALLGNLRERVVFE